In a single window of the Neodiprion virginianus isolate iyNeoVirg1 chromosome 1, iyNeoVirg1.1, whole genome shotgun sequence genome:
- the LOC124310202 gene encoding uncharacterized protein LOC124310202 isoform X4, giving the protein MSVLNQSGEDAVECPLCMEPLEVDDLNFYPCTCGYQICRFCWHRIRTDENGLCPACRKAYPENPADFKPLTKEEIARLKAEKRLKDQQRKQRVTENRKHLANVRVVQKNLVFVVGLPMRLADADVLKRHEYFGKFGKIHKVVINQSTSYAGSQGPSASAYVTYQRQEDALRAIEAVNNIVVDGRTVKTSLGTTKYCSHFMRNQACPKPDCMYLHDFGDQEASFTKEEMHQGKHQEYERKLVQSLHAHASAIQRKPTPSPPVTGSTVRENGTVNTQTKEAWPSLQPGQTNSTQTNSKEPSPPVHTPVQQSNGTNGSVSIQQNHPAVTINQQNNNNKGEGGLSRRGKSNSESKAQAARNKHKNSQNKEKHGVRTSSRSESNSTNGQTSLQTQSNMQKESLDSSVDSVSENTQMSSCRSKMDQHNTQSKDQNPSEFQNDEPKINGVFENGERSQSESESDPPREGSTPASTVSSTEDSTNLNAGLVDSEEIGSVAVLGTSPASTTSSQDGSQQLPPGIRVHNGGSQIQLNHRSIFQTDNNSFFSSNTFQKVSSTVSTPPTSQTGSTNLDWMSTGLVSIPDSLPTVHSSEDWQAAFGFQPEPSQTNLPTHKPSPSSSPGVSFNPEEFIDGEVFTNSRYATLAENATVFATNFLTDSPASKFMADFQQNSLRQRLVMQAQQNQENCDYIKQNGQTSLDDLNKHHSEVNTEIKADDDLGFDPFHETQKALAELMENEMLQHQRLFQQQQQQQQQLREREEQSRVQQQSLVSLGQQHFPQVAHIAHLQQQAQHMQNLQALQQSHSLLSRLPPNLLPPSGTQSPAPTAATSTNLGQRSRLPPPGFPGSKILPFMSHSSGVLFTGAQTPQQNTFLPNGGPLLRSQGVGKCAGDAVYNLKDWCEVGSPQQQYHQQLLHQKTGWNNIGPNADWTSIDPAIVSSSRPVPFQATATWQFPHVQSPHTSSHTTQQEQNQPQHWAMQPPPGFAATSSSAPHNGQQPNSGTQSHSKLISAGSEIENL; this is encoded by the exons ATGTCGGTTTTGAATCAAAGTGGAGAAGATGCGGTTGAATGTCCGCTATGCATGGAACCGTTGGAGGTGGACGATCTGAACTTTTATCCGTGCACATGTGGTTACCAAATTTGCCGTTTTTGCTGGCACAGAATCCGTACTGATGAAAATGGTTTATGTCCTGCTTGTCGGAAAGCATATCCTGAAAACCCTGCAGACTTTAAGCCTCTAACTAAGGAAGAAATAGCAAG GTTGAAGGCGGAGAAAAGACTGAAAGACCAGCAGCGAAAACAACGCGTAACTGAGAACAGGAAACATCTTGCAAACGTTCGGGTGGTGCAAAAAAAtcttgtttttgttgttggtTTGCCAATGCGGCTGGCAGATGCTGAC GTTCTTAAGCGACACGAGTACTTTGGGAAGTTTGGGAAGATTCACAAAGTTGTAATAAATCAAAGTACCTCTTATGCAGGGTCTCAGGGTCCTAGTGCATCGGCGTATGTTACGTATCAA CGACAAGAAGATGCGTTGCGTGCTATAGAAGCAGTAAATAATATAGTAGTTGATGGGCGGACGGTCAAAACGTCACTAGGGACCACAAAGTACTGTTCGCATTTCATGCGTAATCAGGCATGTCCGAAACCAGATTGTATGTACCTTCATGACTTTGGTGACCAGGAAGCCTCTTTTACAAAGGAAGAAATGCATCAAGGCAAACACCAGGAGTATGAGCGTAAACTTGTACAGTCGTTACACGCCCATGCATCTGCAATACaacg AAAACCAACGCCATCGCCACCAGTGACAGGTAGCACAGTTCGCGAGAATGGTACGGTGAATACACAAACAAAAGAAGCATGGCCTTCGTTACAACCTGGGCAGACAAATA GCACACAAACAAATAGTAAAGAACCATCTCCACCTGTGCATACGCCGGTGCAACAATCTAATGGCACAAACGGAAGTGTAAGCATACAGCAAAATCACCCAGCTGTCACGATAAATCaacaaaataacaacaacaaagGCGAAGGAGGTCTGAGTCGTAGAGGAAAAAGTAATAGTGAAAGTAAAGCACAGGCTGCGCGCAACAAACACAAAAACTCacagaataaagaaaaacatgGAGTACGGACAAGTTCTCGGTCTGAATCAAATTCAACAAATGGTCAAACTAGTTTACAGACGCAGAGTAACATGCAAAAGGAGTCTCTCGATTCTTCGGTCGATTCAGTTAGTGAAAATACACAAATGTCGAGCTGTAGGAGTAAAATGGATCAACACAATACACAAAGTAAGGATCAAAATCCATCGGAATTCCAGAACGACGAACCAAAGATTAATGGTGTCTTTGAAAATGGTGAAAGAAGTCAATCTGAGAGCGAAAGTGATCCTCCAAGGGAAGGCAGTACGCCAGCTAGTACTGTTTCAAGCACAGAAGATTCTACAAATCTCAATGCAGGGTTAGTGGATTCCGAAGAAATTGGCAGTGTAGCTGTGTTAG GTACATCACCAGCAAGCACGACTTCATCTCAGGATGGCTCACAGCAACTGCCCCCTGGTATCCGTGTGCATAATGGCGGGTCGCAAATACAACTGAATCATCGATCCATCTTTCAAACGGATAACAACAGCTTTTTTAGTTCGAATACATTTCAGAAAGTATCATCTACTGTATCTACGCCACCAACGTCACAAACCG GGAGCACAAATTTAGATTGGATGAGTACGGGATTGGTATCGATACCTGATTCCCTACCTACTGTCCACTCTAGTGAAGATTGGCAAGCTGCGTTTGGATTTCAACCCGAACCTTCTCAGACAAATCTCCCCACACATAAGCCAAGCCCGTCTAGTTCACCAGGTGTCTCTTTCAATCCCGAGGAATTTATTGATGGAGAAGTCTTCACTAATTCGAGATATGCTACTTTGGCTGAAAATGCAACTGTATTTGCTACAAATTTTCTCACAGATTCACCAGCATCGAAGTTTATGGctgattttcaacaaaattcgtTGAGACAGAGGCTTGTAATGCAg GCGCAACAAAATCAAGAAAATTGTGATTACATAAAACAAAACGGTCAGACGTCGTTGGATGACTTAAATAAACATCATAGTGAAGTAAATACAGAGATAAAGGCTGATGATGATTTGGGTTTCGATCCTTTTCATGAGACTCAAAAAGCATTAGCAGAATTGATGGAAAATGAAATGCTGCAGCACCAGAGACTGTttcagcaacagcagcaacaacaacaacagctAAGAGAACGAGAAGAACAAAGCAGAGTGCAACAACAAAGCCTTGTGAGCTTAGGCCAACAACACTTCCCCCAG GTGGCACACATTGCTCATTTGCAACAACAAGCACAACATATGCAGAACCTTCAAGCATTGCAGCAATCACATTCCCTGTTATCTCGACTTCCACCAAATTTGTTACCGCCTAGCGGTACTCAAAGCCCTGCACCTACGGCAGCTACATCAACCAATCTTGGACAGCGCAGTCGTCTACCACCACCAGGCTTTCCAG GTAGTAAGATACTGCCATTCATGAGTCACTCATCTGGGGTATTGTTCACTGGTGCCCAAACTCCACAGCAAAATACTTTTCTACCCAATGGTGGCCCGCTACTTCGTTCACAAG GCGTTGGTAAATGTGCCGGCGATGCTGTGTATAACTTAAAAGATTGGTGCGAAGTGGGCAGTCCACAACAGCAATACCACCAACAGCTTCTACACCAAAAGACAGGGTGGAATAACATCGGACCAAATGCTGACTGGACTTCAATTGATCCAGCTATTGTTAGCTCATCTAGACCAGTTCCTTTCCAGGCGACAGCTACTTGGCAATTCCCTCACGTTCAGTCTCCGCACACATCATCTCATACAACACAACAG GAGCAGAACCAGCCCCAACACTGGGCAATGCAACCACCACCAGGTTTTGCTGCGACATCGTCTTCGGCGCCACATAATGGTCAGCAACCAAACTCAGGGACACAATCGCATTCTAAACTTATTTCTGCTGGATCTGAGATTGAAA ACTTGTAA